One Marinibacterium anthonyi genomic region harbors:
- the yadH_1 gene encoding Inner membrane transport permease YadH, translated as MNPTAIWAIYHREMSRFFRTFMQSFLSPVISTSLYFVVFGAAIGSRIDQVEGVSYGAFIVPGLVMLSVITQAISNASFGIYFPKFIGTIYEPLSAPMSFLEIVLGFVGAAATKALFIGVVILVTASFFVDLQIAHPLAMVAFLLLTCVSFALLGFIIGIWAKNFEQLQIVPLMVITPLVFLGGAFYSTSMLPPLWQTVTLFNPVVYLISGFRWSFYAVADVPVGLSLLAIGIFTTACLGVIGWIFRTGWRLRS; from the coding sequence ATGAACCCGACAGCCATCTGGGCCATCTACCACCGCGAGATGAGCCGGTTCTTTCGCACCTTCATGCAAAGCTTCCTGTCGCCGGTGATCTCGACATCGCTTTACTTCGTGGTCTTCGGCGCGGCGATCGGGTCGCGCATCGACCAGGTCGAGGGCGTGAGCTATGGCGCCTTCATCGTGCCGGGGCTGGTGATGTTGTCGGTGATCACGCAGGCGATATCGAACGCGTCCTTCGGGATCTATTTCCCCAAGTTCATCGGCACGATCTACGAACCGCTGTCGGCGCCGATGTCCTTCCTGGAAATCGTGCTGGGCTTTGTCGGCGCGGCGGCGACCAAGGCGCTGTTCATCGGGGTGGTGATCCTTGTGACCGCGTCCTTCTTCGTGGATCTGCAGATCGCCCATCCGCTGGCGATGGTGGCCTTCCTGCTGCTGACCTGCGTCAGCTTCGCACTGCTGGGGTTCATCATCGGGATCTGGGCGAAGAACTTTGAACAGCTGCAGATCGTGCCGCTGATGGTGATCACGCCGCTGGTCTTCCTGGGCGGGGCTTTCTATTCGACATCCATGCTGCCGCCGCTGTGGCAGACGGTGACGCTGTTCAACCCGGTGGTCTACCTGATCTCGGGCTTTCGCTGGTCGTTTTACGCGGTGGCCGACGTGCCCGTGGGGCTAAGCCTTCTGGCCATCGGGATCTTTACGACGGCCTGCCTTGGCGTCATAGGATGGATCTTCAGGACCGGTTGGCGCCTCAGGTCCTAG